One Rhodohalobacter sp. SW132 DNA segment encodes these proteins:
- a CDS encoding Fic family protein gives MFDHPRQMEPMFPRESSDLVNLAMEVYRKSASLDNLLPPVTRKEVTRLLRHINSYYSNRIEGEHPTPADIERAVKKEYSRDEKKKRLQMLSVAHIEVQNLIDEWFSENPNLNVCSKDFICSIHREFYERVPEIFLNIHDPVSGDTIKMIPGEVRDREVKIGDHIPPKAENLELFLNRFENAYSPGNLLGHKKLIAAAASHHRIAWIHPFMDGNGRVSRLFSYAYMKSVKLESLGLWTISRGLARRADEYRQFLAVADAERKGDYDGRGNLSESGLGRFCEFFYTVADDQVSFMRELLQLDKLRERIIGYVNLRSENMIPGERPLREEAKYILAEIVMRGEIKRGEVKRISGLGERTARDLTSQLESDELIISDSHRAPLRFHIPSKVVGYYFPSLYPEGSI, from the coding sequence ATGTTTGATCATCCACGCCAAATGGAGCCAATGTTTCCCAGAGAATCCTCAGATTTGGTAAATCTGGCGATGGAGGTGTATCGCAAATCCGCTTCGCTGGATAATCTCCTGCCTCCGGTAACACGAAAAGAAGTTACACGGCTGCTCCGGCATATTAACAGTTATTATTCTAACAGAATTGAGGGAGAGCATCCTACACCGGCAGATATTGAGCGGGCGGTCAAGAAAGAGTATAGCCGTGATGAGAAAAAGAAACGTTTACAAATGCTTAGTGTGGCTCACATTGAAGTACAAAACCTGATTGATGAATGGTTTAGTGAAAATCCCAACCTGAACGTCTGCTCAAAAGATTTTATATGCAGTATTCACAGAGAGTTTTACGAGCGGGTTCCTGAAATATTTTTAAATATTCATGATCCGGTTTCAGGTGATACGATAAAAATGATACCAGGAGAAGTCCGTGACCGGGAGGTAAAAATTGGTGATCATATTCCTCCGAAAGCCGAAAATCTTGAACTGTTTCTCAATCGATTTGAGAATGCGTATTCACCCGGAAACCTTCTTGGCCATAAAAAACTGATTGCAGCTGCAGCAAGTCATCATCGAATCGCATGGATTCATCCTTTTATGGATGGAAATGGAAGGGTTTCTCGGCTGTTTAGCTATGCATACATGAAGAGTGTGAAACTTGAATCTTTGGGGTTGTGGACAATTTCAAGAGGTCTTGCCCGCAGGGCGGATGAGTACAGGCAATTTCTTGCAGTAGCAGATGCCGAACGAAAGGGGGATTATGATGGCCGTGGTAATTTGTCTGAAAGCGGATTGGGACGATTTTGTGAATTTTTCTATACGGTTGCAGACGACCAGGTATCATTCATGAGAGAGCTGTTGCAGCTTGATAAGCTCCGTGAACGTATAATAGGTTATGTGAATTTGAGGTCAGAAAATATGATTCCCGGCGAAAGGCCATTGCGGGAGGAAGCGAAATATATACTGGCTGAAATAGTGATGAGAGGTGAAATTAAGCGTGGAGAAGTAAAAAGGATATCAGGGCTCGGGGAACGTACTGCCAGAGATTTAACCAGCCAGCTTGAAAGTGATGAGCTGATAATATCCGATAGCCATCGTGCTCCCTTACGCTTTCATATACCATCTAAAGTGGTAGGATACTACTTTCCTTCACTTTACCCTGAGGGTTCTATTTAA
- a CDS encoding nucleotidyl transferase AbiEii/AbiGii toxin family protein, translating into MNKTTDQVSVSVHQRLLNKAKQTERPFNELFQYYAMEKFLHRISLSPYAEEFILKGALLLRATGISEIRPTKDMDFLGPDNSDVIEIKQMLADCCKISVKDDGLKFDPRSITEQEIRENQAYNGVRFKIKGSLGNAIVSIQIDMGFGDVVSPGPYWIEYPAILDDEEKPKLKAYTLESAIAEKFQAMVDLDLANSRMKDFYDIWFLSKNRSFDGEALKQAIQQTFHRRKTELPDEYPTALTTEFSLNEDKVNQWNAFVSKLPESSTTSGLNDTIKQIQIFLWPVSQAALNQQLFNRKWNTEGQWQSSSS; encoded by the coding sequence GTGAATAAAACAACCGACCAAGTTTCCGTATCCGTTCATCAACGACTTCTGAACAAAGCAAAACAGACAGAAAGGCCCTTTAATGAACTGTTTCAGTACTATGCTATGGAGAAATTTCTTCACAGGATAAGTCTATCTCCCTATGCTGAAGAATTTATATTAAAGGGTGCCCTCCTGTTAAGAGCAACTGGTATATCAGAAATTCGACCTACAAAAGACATGGATTTTTTAGGTCCTGATAACTCAGATGTAATAGAAATTAAACAAATGCTTGCTGATTGCTGTAAAATTTCTGTTAAAGATGATGGCTTGAAATTTGATCCACGATCAATAACAGAGCAAGAAATTCGAGAGAATCAAGCATACAATGGAGTCCGATTTAAAATTAAAGGATCGCTTGGCAATGCAATAGTATCTATACAAATAGATATGGGCTTCGGTGACGTAGTCAGTCCCGGCCCGTATTGGATTGAATATCCCGCAATACTTGATGATGAGGAAAAACCGAAGCTAAAAGCCTACACATTGGAAAGTGCAATTGCTGAAAAATTTCAGGCTATGGTAGATCTGGATTTGGCAAATAGCAGGATGAAAGATTTTTATGATATTTGGTTTTTAAGCAAGAACCGTTCTTTTGACGGTGAGGCACTAAAGCAGGCTATTCAGCAAACTTTTCATCGTAGAAAAACAGAACTGCCTGATGAGTACCCTACTGCATTAACAACTGAATTTTCATTAAATGAAGATAAGGTAAATCAGTGGAATGCTTTTGTTTCAAAATTACCAGAATCGAGCACGACTTCAGGTTTAAATGATACGATCAAACAAATTCAAATTTTCTTATGGCCGGTGAGCCAGGCTGCATTAAATCAACAACTGTTTAACAGGAAATGGAATACCGAAGGTCAGTGGCAATCTTCATCTAGCTAA
- a CDS encoding type IV toxin-antitoxin system AbiEi family antitoxin domain-containing protein encodes MYVSEEKINHAIDIFIKNGGIMRTSDALKAGLHRRTLYKMRDEGIVQQLDRGVYKLETSEPLNNPDLAIVVGRIPSAKICLISALDFHELTTQIPHHVHVALERTQRNPKLDYPPLRIYRFSGKSLTEGIDEHTIDGLTVQIYNPAKTIADCFKFRNKIGKDVAIEALQNAIQSKKTSIKDILYYADICRVKTIIKPYIETIASE; translated from the coding sequence ATGTACGTATCCGAAGAAAAAATTAACCATGCTATCGATATCTTCATAAAGAATGGTGGCATTATGCGCACATCCGATGCCCTGAAAGCAGGACTTCATCGGAGAACCCTATATAAAATGCGTGATGAGGGAATCGTTCAACAACTGGACCGTGGAGTATATAAACTTGAAACGAGTGAACCGCTAAATAATCCGGATCTGGCCATAGTGGTTGGCAGAATTCCATCAGCTAAAATATGTCTGATATCTGCACTGGACTTTCATGAGCTTACAACACAGATTCCTCACCATGTACATGTAGCACTGGAACGAACACAAAGAAATCCGAAATTGGACTACCCACCCCTTCGCATTTATCGATTTTCCGGGAAAAGTCTGACCGAAGGTATAGATGAACATACGATAGATGGACTGACTGTTCAGATTTATAATCCTGCAAAAACCATTGCAGATTGTTTTAAATTCAGGAATAAAATTGGCAAGGATGTCGCAATTGAGGCTCTCCAGAATGCCATTCAAAGCAAAAAAACCTCTATCAAAGACATTCTATATTATGCAGATATTTGCAGGGTTAAAACCATCATTAAACCATATATTGAAACCATAGCGAGTGAATAA